From a single Anomalospiza imberbis isolate Cuckoo-Finch-1a 21T00152 chromosome 16, ASM3175350v1, whole genome shotgun sequence genomic region:
- the DNAJA3 gene encoding dnaJ homolog subfamily A member 3, mitochondrial isoform X1 has product MAAGCASRWVGAAAGRGAGNARPPPLLLLLRGLRAPPARAPRRLLLLRAGLCAAGTKRAAAAAAAAFHSSAARAKEDYYQVLGVPRTATQKEIKKAYYQLAKKYHPDTNKDDPKAKEKFSQLAEAYEVLSDEVKRKQYDAYGTASFEAGAAGAGAGAGRQYWSSGPSIDPEELFRKIFGEFSGSPFGDFQTVFDQPQEYIMELTFTQAAKGVNKEIVVNIQDSCVRCDGKGHEPGTKAQRCHYCNGTGMETINTGPFVMRSTCRRCAGRGSIITTPCVVCRGTGQTKQKKTVMVPVPAGVEDGQTVRMPVGKKEIFITFRVQKSSVFRRNGADIHSDLLISIAQAVLGGTARCQGLYETINITIPPGIQPDQRIRMSGKGIPKVNSYGYGDHYIHIKIKVPQRLTDRQRALMMSYAEDEADVDGTVNGVTNTASGGRATASADAGGDRPEAQENKEGFLSKLKKMFTS; this is encoded by the exons ATGGCGGCCGGGTGCGCGTCGCGCTGGGtcggggcggccgcggggcgcggggcggggaacgcgcggccgccgccgctgctgctgctgctccgcgggctccgcgccccgcccgcccgcgccccgcgccgcctCCTGCTGCTCCGCGCCGGGCTCTGCGCCGCTG GGACGAAacgcgctgccgccgccgccgccgccgccttccACAGCAGCGCGGCCCGCGCCAAGGAGGACTATTACCAGGTGCTGGGGGTGCCCCGCACCGCCACGCAGAAGGAGATCAAGAAGGCCTATTACCAG ttGGCAAAGAAATACCACCCTGACACAAACAAGGACGACCCCAAAGCGAAGGAGAAGTTCTCTCAGCTGGCAGAAGCCTACGAG GTGCTGAGTGACGAGGTGAAGAGGAAGCAGTACGATGCCTACGGCACGGCGAGCTTCGAGGCCggcgcggccggggccggggctggcgCGGGGCGGCAGTACTGGAGCAGCGGCCCCTCCATCGACCCCGAGGAGCTCTTCAGGAAGATCTTTGGGGAGTTCTCAGGATCCCCTTTTGGCGATTTTCAGACAGTCTTTGACCAGCCACAGGAG TATATCATGGAACTGACATTCACCCAAGCTGCAAAAGGTGTTAACAAGGAGATTGTGGTGAACATCCAGGACTCCTGTGTGCGCTGTGATGGCAAAGGACACGAACCTGGCACCAAAGCTCAACGCTGTCACTACTGCAATGGCACGGGCATG GAGACGATCAACACGGGCCCGTTCGTGATGCGCTCCACGTGCCGGCGCTGCGCCGGCCGCGGCTCCATCATCACCACGCCCTGCGTCgtgtgccggggcacagggcagacCAAGCAGAAGAAGACAGTGATGGTTCCTGTGCCAGCTG GTGTTGAGGACGGGCAGACAGTTCGGATGCCTGTGGGGAAGAAAGAGATTTTCATTACATTCAGG GTTCAGAAGAGCTCTGTGTTCCGACGAAACGGAGCCGATATCCACTCGGATCTCCTGATCTCAATAGCTCAGGCCGTGCTGGGAGGCACAGCCCGGTGTCAAGGCTTGTATGAGACAATCAACATCACG ATACCCCCTGGTATTCAGCCAGACCAGAGAATTCGAATGAGTGGGAAAGGCATTCCCAAGGTGAACAGCTATGGCTATGGAGACCACTACATCCACATAAAGATAAAAGTTCCTCA GAGGCTGACGGATCGCCAGCGAGCCTTAATGATGAGCTACGCCGAGGACGAGGCCGACGTGGACGGCACCGTGAACGGGGTCACCAACACAGCGTCAG GTGGCAGGGCCACGGCTAGCGCTGACGCAGGCGGGGATAGGCCTGAGGCTCAGGAGAACAAGGAGGGATTCCTTTCCAAACTTAAGAAAATGTTTACCTCCTGA
- the DNAJA3 gene encoding dnaJ homolog subfamily A member 3, mitochondrial isoform X2: MAAGCASRWVGAAAGRGAGNARPPPLLLLLRGLRAPPARAPRRLLLLRAGLCAAGTKRAAAAAAAAFHSSAARAKEDYYQVLGVPRTATQKEIKKAYYQLAKKYHPDTNKDDPKAKEKFSQLAEAYEVLSDEVKRKQYDAYGTASFEAGAAGAGAGAGRQYWSSGPSIDPEELFRKIFGEFSGSPFGDFQTVFDQPQEYIMELTFTQAAKGVNKEIVVNIQDSCVRCDGKGHEPGTKAQRCHYCNGTGMETINTGPFVMRSTCRRCAGRGSIITTPCVVCRGTGQTKQKKTVMVPVPAGVEDGQTVRMPVGKKEIFITFRVQKSSVFRRNGADIHSDLLISIAQAVLGGTARCQGLYETINITIPPGIQPDQRIRMSGKGIPKVNSYGYGDHYIHIKIKVPQRLTDRQRALMMSYAEDEADVDGTVNGVTNTASGKRSTGN, encoded by the exons ATGGCGGCCGGGTGCGCGTCGCGCTGGGtcggggcggccgcggggcgcggggcggggaacgcgcggccgccgccgctgctgctgctgctccgcgggctccgcgccccgcccgcccgcgccccgcgccgcctCCTGCTGCTCCGCGCCGGGCTCTGCGCCGCTG GGACGAAacgcgctgccgccgccgccgccgccgccttccACAGCAGCGCGGCCCGCGCCAAGGAGGACTATTACCAGGTGCTGGGGGTGCCCCGCACCGCCACGCAGAAGGAGATCAAGAAGGCCTATTACCAG ttGGCAAAGAAATACCACCCTGACACAAACAAGGACGACCCCAAAGCGAAGGAGAAGTTCTCTCAGCTGGCAGAAGCCTACGAG GTGCTGAGTGACGAGGTGAAGAGGAAGCAGTACGATGCCTACGGCACGGCGAGCTTCGAGGCCggcgcggccggggccggggctggcgCGGGGCGGCAGTACTGGAGCAGCGGCCCCTCCATCGACCCCGAGGAGCTCTTCAGGAAGATCTTTGGGGAGTTCTCAGGATCCCCTTTTGGCGATTTTCAGACAGTCTTTGACCAGCCACAGGAG TATATCATGGAACTGACATTCACCCAAGCTGCAAAAGGTGTTAACAAGGAGATTGTGGTGAACATCCAGGACTCCTGTGTGCGCTGTGATGGCAAAGGACACGAACCTGGCACCAAAGCTCAACGCTGTCACTACTGCAATGGCACGGGCATG GAGACGATCAACACGGGCCCGTTCGTGATGCGCTCCACGTGCCGGCGCTGCGCCGGCCGCGGCTCCATCATCACCACGCCCTGCGTCgtgtgccggggcacagggcagacCAAGCAGAAGAAGACAGTGATGGTTCCTGTGCCAGCTG GTGTTGAGGACGGGCAGACAGTTCGGATGCCTGTGGGGAAGAAAGAGATTTTCATTACATTCAGG GTTCAGAAGAGCTCTGTGTTCCGACGAAACGGAGCCGATATCCACTCGGATCTCCTGATCTCAATAGCTCAGGCCGTGCTGGGAGGCACAGCCCGGTGTCAAGGCTTGTATGAGACAATCAACATCACG ATACCCCCTGGTATTCAGCCAGACCAGAGAATTCGAATGAGTGGGAAAGGCATTCCCAAGGTGAACAGCTATGGCTATGGAGACCACTACATCCACATAAAGATAAAAGTTCCTCA GAGGCTGACGGATCGCCAGCGAGCCTTAATGATGAGCTACGCCGAGGACGAGGCCGACGTGGACGGCACCGTGAACGGGGTCACCAACACAGCGTCAG GAAAGCGTTCTACTGGGAACtag